The following nucleotide sequence is from Chlorogloeopsis sp. ULAP01.
TTCTCTCGTTTCCGTGAGTTGCCACAAGGTTTTTCCAGTCATCCCGGTGATGCGGTTGCTTATCAATGCTGGAAACTTGCTCGACAAAACTCAGATCTGCAAGTGCGATCGCGTCTGATTGCCAAGGGTTTAAAATTTGCACACACGCAAACTGCTAGGCAGCAAATAGAACAACTATTAACAGATTTTACGGTTGTTCCTAAGAAACCTGCACCAAGTTTACCAATGTATAGACCGGAATCAGAGGAAGAAATGCCTCGCCTTGTACCAGTGGTAGGTGAGTTGCCATTAACACCACAAGATTTACAAGCGGTTCCTTTAGCAGAAGAAATTGGGCCATTTCGCATGGTTAAATTTGCTGGAGAACAAGCCTGGGTTCCTTTACCTGGTTGGCAGCTGGTATTGGGTGCAGAAGATCCGGTAGTGATTTTGTGTAATAGCGATCGCCTACCAAACCAAACACAAAATACTGTAGAACCAGTAATGGTAGTTATTGATCGCGCTCAACGGCGATGGGATGCAATTAGCTACTTTGTGGTGAATAATTCTGGGGATTTAGATTTTCAGTGGTTTGAAACAGAACCAGAAGTTCCTTTATTAGGACGAATTATCGTGATTGTACGACCGAAGAGAATTGTAGATGAGGAAGTAACTAAGGATGCTTGGCAAATTGATGAATAGTTAAAGCTCAAGATACTTAGTGATAAACTTTATTCTCTTATTCACATTCTCCCTGGGTTAGTTCAAGAATTTCATCAAAGCAAAAATTACGTACAAGCTTTGTGAGTTTGTCTGCCAGGGCAGAATGAGTTTTGGGAATTAACTCAATCAGTTGAACAATCTTATCAGCGTCAACTTCTAAGGCTGCTTGGCACATTTGTTCTCTCCAAGAGGAGGGCATCACTATCAAATCTTCTGACTTGAGCTTGTTTTCTAATGTTAAGTTACTGTTATATTCCTGTGTTTTTTTGCTCTCCTGCTGTTGGGTATAAATATACTTAACCCCTAAATGTTTAGCTATTTTCTCAAAGATAATCTGCTCTTGGAAAGGTTTGCGAACAAAATCATCACAACCTACAGCTAGGATGTTGGCTCGCTGTTCTTCAAAGGCACTGGCAGTCAGAGCGATGATGATCGTGCGGGAAGAAGACACGGCGGGTAAGTTATCCCCATCTTGTTGATTCCTCTCCATTGCCTTAATCTGCTTGGTAGATTGATAGCCATCCATCAAGGGCATTCGCATATCCATCCAAATCAGATGGGGATGCCACTGCTGCCAAATGGTGACAGCTTCTTGTCCATCAATTGCACTGCAAGTATCAAAACCAACGCTTTGCAACAGTTGCACTAGCAGTTCCCGATTTTCTTGATGGTCATCAACTACAAGAATTCGGTATGCTGGTTGATTAAAAGCAAGCTGGAGAACTCGTCTTGGAGTTGTTTGAGGGACTTGTTCTGGTAATTTAGCTATTTGGACTTGTACATCAAAACTAAAAATCGTTCCCTGCCCAAAAGTACTGCTGCAACGGAGTTCGCCTCCCATCAACTGTACAAACTGGCGGCTAATAGCCAGCCCCAGCCCAGTACCTTCCTTGATTTGGACACCACTGCTGGTTTGCACAAACGGTTTAAATAAATCTTTCATTTCTTCTGGTGCAATCCCACATCCAGTGTCTTCAACCTCGAAAAAGAGGAAAGGGAAAGGGGGAGAGGGGGGGAGTGGGGGAGAATTATTCCCCGTGTCCTCTTCAAGTGTCCCTAGTCCCCAGTACCCAGTACCTAACTTTGCTCGCAGCGTCACTCCCCCAGCAGAAGTGAATTTAACAGCATTACTCAAGAGGTTGATTATAATTTGCCGTAATTTACCTTCATCAGTAACGATAAACTCAGGTAAGTCAGGTGCAAGCTCAAACTGCAGCGATAACTGTTTTGCTTCAGTTCGCACCAAAAACATTTCCTGCAAAGTTTGTAAAAAAGTTCTTAAATTGAAAGGTACGGGCTTAAGAGCAACACGTCCTGCCTCAATTTTAGACATCTCCAAAACGTCGTTAATTAAACCCAGCAGGTGTTTGCCACTACGGTTAATGGTAGCTAAAAATTCAGATTGCTTTGGAGTGAGAACAGGATCTCGCTCCATAAGTTGAGCAAAGCCAAGAATGGCATTCAATGGTGTGCGTAATTCGTGGCTCATATTTGCTAAAAATTCGCTTTTAGAACGATTAGCAGCTTCGGCTTCCTGAGCTTTCATTTCTAGTTTGTGGCTGTAATTCTCTAACTGCTCGCGCGAGATTTTCAACTGCTGTGTCAGCCAATTTACACCAATAAATAGAAATACTACTGATATCAATCCTACTGCCACAATTGTCCCTGCTAGTTGGCGAGCCGGAGAAAAAGCTTCTTCTTGATGCATTTCCACTAATAAGGCAAGGTCTTGGTCATTAAGCCAGCGATATACTCCAATCACTGGCACTTTCGCATAGTTAAAATAAAGACCGTAACCACTTACTCCACTCATTGCTGCATTAATGCCTTGGCTGCTAACTCCTTCGGCAAATTCTCGCCTGTTGTCATTCTCTTTGGAAATAAAAGTATTTCTCGTCACCATCGAGCCAACTAAGTAAGTTTCGCCACTTTTACCTAAGCCTGTACGTTCTCGGACAATGCGATCGATTCGGTCTAAATTTAGGTGAGCTAGAATTATACCCTTGTGTTCTCCTGTTACATCGCGCAAAGGCGTTGCCAAGGTGACTGATGGCTTGCCAGTGATAGGCGAAACATAAAAAATGGGAGCAAAGGCATCTCCCAGCTCAATCTTTTCAACGTAAGTAACGTTACCTAAAGGTTCATACTGACCTTCGTGTATTTTGTTAATAGATAAAATTACTCGATTACTACGATTAAGAACAAAAATCTCCCTCAGGTTGGGTTTGAGGCGATTTACCCTAACTAAGTACTGAGAGAGAACCCTGTAAGCAACTTGATAATCTGTATCAGATTTTGTTTGACTCAGGAGTTTGCTCACATTCGATTGTACGTCTGGTAACTGAGTCACAAGTAAAAAATCTCGCTGTTGATCTTCAAACCAACGGGTGATTTCTTCCTCTTTGAGCGTTGCAGTCACACTCAGTCGATTGAAAGCAGCTTGTTTTAAAGCCTCTCTTGCTTTAAAGAAGGCAACTCCTCCCACTACAGCAACACTCACTAGGGATAGGAGTAAGAAGGAACGAGTAACATTATTGGTAAAGTATTGGTTCCAAAACTTCATAAACTATGAGCGCTTTGTTCCCACTGAAGATTTATCGCTTTTTTTATCTTTACGCAGGCTGTTGATTTTTTGACACAAGAAAAGATAATTTTCTAGATTGTTAAATCTATCTTTTAATTTTTGACTTTTATATAGCTTGCTGCCACTTGTCAAAAATTTGTTTGATCTGCACAATTACCTCATTAGCTGCTTGTTCTGGAGATAAACCATCTGCAATTATCCGATTGAGAGCTTTGCCCCAAACGTTCTCCTCCAAAACTAGGCTATAAGCTGGGCTCTGAGTACTATAAAATAGGCGTGTTTGACCATGAGTTAATGTTTTAGCAACAGTCGAAATATGCGGATCGGCAGGATTAGTCCAAAAAGGATCTTTCCAAATTGGTTTGAGTACTGGAAAATTCCTACCTCCAGCAGCTTTCAGATAATCTCCCATTATCTCTGGTTGTATTAAATAGGTAAGAAAGTCTTTGGCTATCTTCTGGTTCTGAGACTGAGCAAACAAAACTACTTCTTTAAGAGTGACTAAATGACGCATTGAACTGGCATTAGGTTTGTGAGGAAAAACTATAGTGCCTAGCTTGTTGCGATAAGTATCAGCATCTTCGCGTACAGCGCTAGGAATTGAGAGTGTAGGATTGGGTGTCATAACCACAACACGGTTAAGCAAGTTGCGATTATTGTCTGGATTTAACCATTTCACTGCTTCTGGTGGTACATAATCCTCTTGATAAAATTTGGCATACCAGTCTAGGCTATCGATAATACCTTGACGGACTTTAGGATCGTCAATGCGCAATTGACCTTTAGTGTCTAGAATCTGAACATCGTATGCCTCTAAAATCTGCTCAAACAAGTAGTAAGTATCTGAAGCTCCGATGGAAAAAGGAAAGCCTAGCCCGTAAATCTCCTTTTTTTGCTGTTTTCGCAGATCAACCTGTACTTGTTTCCAGAATTCCCAAAAGCCAACCCAATCTTTAGGAATGTCGCTTTCTTGACGACCAACTTGTTTGATTAAATCCCGCCAGTAAAATATTTGAATAGTTGCTTGGTGAATCGGAATAGCATAGTAGCTCCGCTTTTTATCTACATTGTTATACAAATGAACGGCTTCCAGTACAGCCTTAGAATAAAAACTTTTGACTGGTTCAATTACATCCGAGAGATCTGCTAGTTTGCCAGCCCAAGCAAGACGCGGATTCAACTGCCTTTCAGCTATTAAACTTATCATCAAATCGGGCGGAACACCCGCTCGAAGCGCCCTTTGTGCTTTCTGTGCCAGCTCGTCATCATTATAGAAAGAAAGCTTGATTTTGTTACCAGTTTTTTGCTCCCAGTGCTTCACAAGTTGTTGGAGTGCTTCATCCTCTTCTAAAGTAAAGCCTTTATCCCACCAAATCTTCAACACTATATTGTCATTAGACAATTGGGTGAGTGAGGACGGTTCTAATTTAGAGGTGCTAGTACAGGCAATAATTATGAAGCAGAGTATTAATGCTATTAGCACATCCTTATAAGTTTGCTTAATTCTTCGCAAACTCCTAAGGTTTTGAGCAATTTGACCGATTCTTATTTTGAATAACATAGATATAGAACTCACATTCTATATAAGTAGATACCCTATTTAATGCCTCTTAGCGCTAAACTAACCCAGCGACGCTAATTCCACATCAAACACTTGACAGGGAAAAAGAGTGTATATACACTGATTGTTATGCAAGACCAAAATACTCAGTTAGCTTTATGTAAAAAAGTCGCCGCTACTTGTACCTGCTTTAATCTGCGCAAAGCATCGCGCGTTGTGACGCAAATTTTTGATGAAGTACTACAACCAAGTGGATTGTTAGTGAATCAGTTTACACTTCTCGCTGCTATCAGCATAGTTGGCTCGGCACCAATCACACGCCTTGCACAAGAATTAGTCATGGATCGAACTACACTGACACGCAACCTCAAGCCATTAGAAAGACAGGGATTGATCCAGATAGAGCCTGGTAAAGATCAACGAATGCGGGTTGTAAGTTTAACAGCCGAAGGTAATGCCGCTTTAGAAAACGCACTGCCCTTGTGGGAGGAGGCGCAAACTCTTGTGGTAGAGAAATTAGGACAACAAAGATGGAGCATATTGTTAAAAAGTTTGTCTGATACCGTTTCCACCCTCCAAAAAAGCTAATTTTTTTGCTTGATAAGTGTATACACACTCTTTTTTCTCTATTAGCACTTACGCAAAACCCCTCTAAAATCCTCCTTCCTCAGTGTTCTCCGCGTACTCTGCGGTTTGTTTATTTTCCATAACTCCTGCGTAAGTCCTGTCTATTTCCCTTAAACTTTGTTTTCACAGGATGAATATATATGCCAAAATTCGATCACCATCCGACAGTGAGACGTTTTCGCGAACAAGCACAGAGCAATGATTCCAAGTCTACTTCTGTGATTGATGCTGAGTGGTTACGCAATCTTTGTTTAGGGGCTGGGGCAGATGATGTGGGTTTTGTCGAGATTGAGCGATCGCAGATTGCCAACCAACGCCAGGATATCCTAACTGCCTTTCCTCCGACAAAAACCCTGATTAGCTTCGTGTGTCGGATGAACAGAGAGAATGTTCGCAGCCCGGCGCGTTCTGTTGCCAACGTAGAATTTCACAGTACAGGTGATGAAGTTAATCATGTTGCCCGTGAGATTGTCGCTGCTCTTGAGCAACGGGGTGTACGAGCCTTAAATCCGGCAATGGGTTTCCCGATGGAGATGGATCGCTTCCCCGGTAAAGTCTGGGTAATTTCCCACAAACCTGTGGCGGTGGCAGCAGGCTTAGGACACATGGGAATTCACCGTAACGTCATTCATCCTAAGTTTGGCAACTTCATCTTGTTGGGGACAATTTTAATAGATAAGGAAGTAACCGCATATAACCAACCTATCGACTATAATCCTTGCTTGGAGTGTAAATTATGCGTCACAGCCTGTCCAGTGGGAGCAATTGGTACAGATGGACACTTTAACTTCTCAGCTTGCTACACCCATAATTATCGGGAATTCATGGGAGGATTCACAGATTGGGTAGAAAATATTGCTGAAAGCAATAGTGCTCGAAATTACCGTCAAAAAGCGAGTAGTGCTGAATCAGCATCAATGTGGCAAAGCCTTTCTTTTGGAGCAAACTATAAAGCTGCTTACTGCATGGCTGTTTGCCCGGCAGGAGAAGATGTGATTGGTGCGTTTTTGGCAAATCGTAAAGACTTTATTCAAGAAGTAGTTAAGCCTTTAGAGAATAAAGAGGAAACTATCTATGTTGTTCCTGGTTCTGATGCTGAAGCCCATGTAAAACGTCGGTTTCCTCATAAAAAAGTAAAAAGAATTAGAAATGGATTGCAGCCAAGTTCAATTCGCGGATTCCTGCGTGGTTTACCGCTAACCTTTCAAAGAAACCAATCAGAAGGTTTAGATGCAACTTACCACTTCACATTCACAGGTGCAGAGGAATGCAGGGCAACAGTGATTATCAGAGATAAGAAAATACAGGTTCATGATGGGTATATTGGCAATGCAGATATTCGTATCACTGCTGATAGTGATAATTGGCTTCGCTTTCTAGCCAAGGAGCAAAACATAATCTGGGCATTGCTGCGAAGGAAGATTCGCATTAAAGGTTCACTCCGATTACTTCAAGCTTTCGGCAAGTGCTTTCCATCCTGATCTAAAATTTCTCACCACACCGATAAAGTTGATAGGGAACGCCAACACGATAATGCTGTTTGGCATCTATAGTGCAAATATTAGATTGTGAAAGTAGCACTTGTTGTGGATAATCACGGCGTTTAATTCCTGGAGCAACAACCCATAAATTGAGGTTAGAAGTGGTTAGATTAGACAATTGAGAAAGCTTTGCCCATATAGATTGAAAATCAGGTGATTTTTGGAAAAAAGCAAAATGAGTAGACGAAAATGGGATATGAGATTTGGATACTTTCTCTTTCCCATTCCTGACTGTTTTTAATGCTAAGGCAAAACTCAATCCCAATGCTACATCCTGATAATTTCCATATCCCACCACAACCATCAGTGGTGTAGAGGGGTTTTGGTTCATGGTTTGAGCGACTTGTTCAGGTGTAAATGGTTTGAGAAAAACTAAGTTATAAATCACAAAAATGCAACTGATAAAACTTACAAAAAAAACAGTAAATTTTAATTTTACTTTTTTAATTATTATGAGGCTGGCAGCAACAAGAGAGCAGAAGCTGGGATAGTAAACAAAACTATAGCGAGGAATAGCTGTAATATCTTTTTCTAAAAAATAGGCAATAGCAAAAAATTCTAATAAAATTACAACGAAAAAACTTAAAAGTGTAAGTGTAGCTAAATGAGTTGTCGATTTACACCATAGTTGCTTTAATCCTTGCCAAACTTGCCACCCCAGCCAAATTCCAAAACAAAGCATGGATACTCCTGATAGGATAGCGATCGCAAGAGGTTGTCTTTCAACAGGTAGAGCAATTACCATTAGTATCCAGTTCAGCAAGGTTTGATAGAAAGGGGCAATGTGATTTGGAGGATAGAGCCAATTAGTTTCAGGACGATGATAATCTCTTAATATCACTGGCAACCAGGGCAAAAAGCTCAGTGTAACTGTACTAATAGATAAAATTGTTGCTAACCAAACTTGCAATTGATTTGTAATATTTGTCCTATACAGGCACAATAAAACTAATAATATTCCAAATTCTGCAATTAAAGCAAGAATAAAAAAGTAGTGGACATAAAGACCAATAATATTAATAATTGTCCAACTTAACCAAATCCAAAATCTAATTTGTTGACGTTGAAAAATATCTAATTGAATTTGTATTAAACCCAGTAATGACAAAGTGATTAATAGCATGGGTAAAGTGTAGTGCCTTGCTTCTTGGGAAAGGTAAACAGTAAAAGGCGAGACTGCCATTAACATTGCTGCTGTTAATCCAGCCGCTTTAGAAAAAGCAAGACGATTGAGACAATAAATAGCCGCGATCGCACCCACACCAAACAGAGCAGGTAGCGATCGCAATTTAAAGATCCAATTCTCTCCTAGAGGAGCGAACAAACCTAGCCAACTGTACATCCAGCAAAAAAACAACGGCGGATGAGTAGACTGATTAGCAAGATTTTGAGCTATTTGAGCACAACTTTTGCCTGGTTGATAAATAAAAATCTCCTGTAATTTTTCTATAGGCAAGACTACGTCTAAAGGCAAGTCATGGTAATTTTTACCCAAGCTGAAGATGGCAGTAATAATTTCATCCATCCACAGAGGTTTTAAGTCCAAATTGTAAAAGCGCAGGATGATACCGAGGGCGATGACTCCGGTTAAACCTAAATAATGTAGATAAAAACTGTGATTTATCATTTGTCAGTAGAAGCGGTTTTAATCAGATATCTTATCGCTTCACTAAATAACAAAACAACATTTTCTTGCTTTCTTGGTTTAACGATTCCCGCATCTCGTCTCAACACCAAATTTGGATTTAGTACATAAATTCGCTGGCAATGTGCCAAGTGCTAGTCATAAATTCTCACTTTTGATACTTTCATAAATACTAGATAGTAATTTTTCAAACACAATTGCTTTAAATTCTTCATTGTTCATCACTTGCATAAAGATTTTTTCATTACCTTCCATGCGTTCGATAAATAGATTTTCAATATGCTTTTCTAGAACTGGGGCAAAGTTTTCTTTTGTATTGACTTGAGCGGCTTGTTTGATGGAGTCATTAGCGATCGCTGTTTTGGTAATTTGCTCGAAAAACAGTTGATCGGCTGGAGTGAAGTTAGTACCAAAACGTTCGTTCAGGGAGTCAATCAGCGCGGATAAGGGGACTTCTTTATCTAGCTGCCGAGTTCCGAGTGCGATCACACCTCGTAATGGTCGCTATAGCCTTTTTGTTTAATATTATTGATCGAAGGCGAGTTTGTATTTAACGGCGTGTTCGCGGAAACGGGTGACAACCATTGCTTTGGCTCTTTCCCCAATTTTGTGGTGGGTATGGTTGCGGAAATGTTCAATGATGATTTCAACTTTTTGGGCGATGTTGTGGGGGTGGAGTTCGAAAAATCGGGCGATCGCCTTGGCTGCTTGGCGACGGGGTAAGTCAGGGTTATCTTCTGAGATACGGACAAGTTCGTAATAGCGTTCGTAGCAGGTGTAATTTGCCAAAACGTCTTTAATATAGCCTTCCTCAATCGCTTGGCGCATCGTGTAGAGATGGAAAGGGACTTTACCATTCTCCCCTGCTTCATCAAATACAAGTAGAGTTTTGTGTTTGGGGGTAGCGCTAAAGGCAAAATAACTGAGCTTTGGTTGTTTGGTGCGGGTGAGTTGTTCTTTGAGGAGTTGTTGTTTAGCCTCATCAGTGAGATCGTCTTCCTCAAGTTCATCTTCTAGGAGTTGGGCGGCGATCGCTGATTCGATACCATCTTTATTGAGAATTTTGCGGAGTTCTGTGGCGGTTTCTCCGGTTTGGGAGCCGTGGGCTTCATCAACGATGACGGCAAAGCGTTTATCTTTGGTGGTAATGTCTATGGTTTTACCTTTTTTCGCTAAAGTCTCAATGGCTTTAGTAATGAAAGGGAATTTTTGAATTGTTTATAGGCTTTATTGAGTGCTTTACGGGCTGTTCCATCTGGACTCAGGGCAGCACTAATTAAAATATTTGTGTCAATAACAATTAGCTTATGATTCATCGACGAGTAATTCTTCTAAGATATCTTCTGTTAATCCTTTGGCTTGAGCATTTCTGCTGATTCTGTCAAAAACCCTCGGTAAATCTTCATCTTTATTTGCAGGGTGTTTTTTTATTTCTTGAATGAGTTGTTCTTGTTCTTGCGCTGTAAGTTGTAGGACAAGATTAATAATTTGCTCGAAGGTTAAGGGGAGTTGATAGGTTTTTTGATTCATGGTGGTTTCTGTGCTTAGGGAATGGGGACTTAGTGCATCTTGATTTCAACTACGACAATATTAAAGATTAGAGTTATCTTGCTGGTCTAACCAATTTATGAGATCTTCTAAACATTGGAAATCAAAAATTGCATCTGCTAGGTTTTCTAATTGTTCTGAAGATAAATCATTAATACGGTTTTCCAAAGTAGAATCAATATTATTAAAACGCCGTTTTACTAGCTTTTTAATAATTTTTTGTTCTCCTTGTTCAATTCCCTTTTGCATCCAACTGGTGACAATTTCCATGATTTCTTCCTCTTCAACTAAGTTGGCTTGTTTTAGTTCAGTTTCA
It contains:
- a CDS encoding type I restriction endonuclease subunit R; translation: MIALGTRQLDKEVPLSALIDSLNERFGTNFTPADQLFFEQITKTAIANDSIKQAAQVNTKENFAPVLEKHIENLFIERMEGNEKIFMQVMNNEEFKAIVFEKLLSSIYESIKSENL
- a CDS encoding RuBisCO accumulation factor 1 yields the protein MTDLPPNAHNPVENDNVAQELLRKLRQKQGNWVEWGQACVHLQKAGYNPQTIFEATGFEPSQQNQVIVGSQVYNSLEKEGTSQEVLSHYSQRGSDILYELRLLNQQERAAAATLTWQNKLDALEAREVAKAIKDFSRFRELPQGFSSHPGDAVAYQCWKLARQNSDLQVRSRLIAKGLKFAHTQTARQQIEQLLTDFTVVPKKPAPSLPMYRPESEEEMPRLVPVVGELPLTPQDLQAVPLAEEIGPFRMVKFAGEQAWVPLPGWQLVLGAEDPVVILCNSDRLPNQTQNTVEPVMVVIDRAQRRWDAISYFVVNNSGDLDFQWFETEPEVPLLGRIIVIVRPKRIVDEEVTKDAWQIDE
- a CDS encoding glycosyltransferase family 39 protein, whose product is MINHSFYLHYLGLTGVIALGIILRFYNLDLKPLWMDEIITAIFSLGKNYHDLPLDVVLPIEKLQEIFIYQPGKSCAQIAQNLANQSTHPPLFFCWMYSWLGLFAPLGENWIFKLRSLPALFGVGAIAAIYCLNRLAFSKAAGLTAAMLMAVSPFTVYLSQEARHYTLPMLLITLSLLGLIQIQLDIFQRQQIRFWIWLSWTIINIIGLYVHYFFILALIAEFGILLVLLCLYRTNITNQLQVWLATILSISTVTLSFLPWLPVILRDYHRPETNWLYPPNHIAPFYQTLLNWILMVIALPVERQPLAIAILSGVSMLCFGIWLGWQVWQGLKQLWCKSTTHLATLTLLSFFVVILLEFFAIAYFLEKDITAIPRYSFVYYPSFCSLVAASLIIIKKVKLKFTVFFVSFISCIFVIYNLVFLKPFTPEQVAQTMNQNPSTPLMVVVGYGNYQDVALGLSFALALKTVRNGKEKVSKSHIPFSSTHFAFFQKSPDFQSIWAKLSQLSNLTTSNLNLWVVAPGIKRRDYPQQVLLSQSNICTIDAKQHYRVGVPYQLYRCGEKF
- a CDS encoding SCP2 sterol-binding domain-containing protein; the encoded protein is MPKFDHHPTVRRFREQAQSNDSKSTSVIDAEWLRNLCLGAGADDVGFVEIERSQIANQRQDILTAFPPTKTLISFVCRMNRENVRSPARSVANVEFHSTGDEVNHVAREIVAALEQRGVRALNPAMGFPMEMDRFPGKVWVISHKPVAVAAGLGHMGIHRNVIHPKFGNFILLGTILIDKEVTAYNQPIDYNPCLECKLCVTACPVGAIGTDGHFNFSACYTHNYREFMGGFTDWVENIAESNSARNYRQKASSAESASMWQSLSFGANYKAAYCMAVCPAGEDVIGAFLANRKDFIQEVVKPLENKEETIYVVPGSDAEAHVKRRFPHKKVKRIRNGLQPSSIRGFLRGLPLTFQRNQSEGLDATYHFTFTGAEECRATVIIRDKKIQVHDGYIGNADIRITADSDNWLRFLAKEQNIIWALLRRKIRIKGSLRLLQAFGKCFPS
- a CDS encoding ABC transporter substrate-binding protein; the protein is MLFKIRIGQIAQNLRSLRRIKQTYKDVLIALILCFIIIACTSTSKLEPSSLTQLSNDNIVLKIWWDKGFTLEEDEALQQLVKHWEQKTGNKIKLSFYNDDELAQKAQRALRAGVPPDLMISLIAERQLNPRLAWAGKLADLSDVIEPVKSFYSKAVLEAVHLYNNVDKKRSYYAIPIHQATIQIFYWRDLIKQVGRQESDIPKDWVGFWEFWKQVQVDLRKQQKKEIYGLGFPFSIGASDTYYLFEQILEAYDVQILDTKGQLRIDDPKVRQGIIDSLDWYAKFYQEDYVPPEAVKWLNPDNNRNLLNRVVVMTPNPTLSIPSAVREDADTYRNKLGTIVFPHKPNASSMRHLVTLKEVVLFAQSQNQKIAKDFLTYLIQPEIMGDYLKAAGGRNFPVLKPIWKDPFWTNPADPHISTVAKTLTHGQTRLFYSTQSPAYSLVLEENVWGKALNRIIADGLSPEQAANEVIVQIKQIFDKWQQAI
- a CDS encoding MarR family winged helix-turn-helix transcriptional regulator, whose translation is MQDQNTQLALCKKVAATCTCFNLRKASRVVTQIFDEVLQPSGLLVNQFTLLAAISIVGSAPITRLAQELVMDRTTLTRNLKPLERQGLIQIEPGKDQRMRVVSLTAEGNAALENALPLWEEAQTLVVEKLGQQRWSILLKSLSDTVSTLQKS
- a CDS encoding hybrid sensor histidine kinase/response regulator; the protein is MKFWNQYFTNNVTRSFLLLSLVSVAVVGGVAFFKAREALKQAAFNRLSVTATLKEEEITRWFEDQQRDFLLVTQLPDVQSNVSKLLSQTKSDTDYQVAYRVLSQYLVRVNRLKPNLREIFVLNRSNRVILSINKIHEGQYEPLGNVTYVEKIELGDAFAPIFYVSPITGKPSVTLATPLRDVTGEHKGIILAHLNLDRIDRIVRERTGLGKSGETYLVGSMVTRNTFISKENDNRREFAEGVSSQGINAAMSGVSGYGLYFNYAKVPVIGVYRWLNDQDLALLVEMHQEEAFSPARQLAGTIVAVGLISVVFLFIGVNWLTQQLKISREQLENYSHKLEMKAQEAEAANRSKSEFLANMSHELRTPLNAILGFAQLMERDPVLTPKQSEFLATINRSGKHLLGLINDVLEMSKIEAGRVALKPVPFNLRTFLQTLQEMFLVRTEAKQLSLQFELAPDLPEFIVTDEGKLRQIIINLLSNAVKFTSAGGVTLRAKLGTGYWGLGTLEEDTGNNSPPLPPSPPFPFLFFEVEDTGCGIAPEEMKDLFKPFVQTSSGVQIKEGTGLGLAISRQFVQLMGGELRCSSTFGQGTIFSFDVQVQIAKLPEQVPQTTPRRVLQLAFNQPAYRILVVDDHQENRELLVQLLQSVGFDTCSAIDGQEAVTIWQQWHPHLIWMDMRMPLMDGYQSTKQIKAMERNQQDGDNLPAVSSSRTIIIALTASAFEEQRANILAVGCDDFVRKPFQEQIIFEKIAKHLGVKYIYTQQQESKKTQEYNSNLTLENKLKSEDLIVMPSSWREQMCQAALEVDADKIVQLIELIPKTHSALADKLTKLVRNFCFDEILELTQGECE